The following coding sequences lie in one Candidatus Ryanbacteria bacterium CG10_big_fil_rev_8_21_14_0_10_43_42 genomic window:
- the pheT gene encoding phenylalanine--tRNA ligase subunit beta yields the protein MKFSYNWLKEYIPKLPSPEKLADILTMHAFEVEEYKKHGKDYMFEIAILPNRVADASGHAGLARDIAAVTKLTVVSPKAACTEEKGTNIKDMLTVSVKNKEACTRYMARVMQGVQIKESPAWLKERLDVCGIRSINAIVDATNYIMLETGQPLHAFDYQALSGTGKKEIIVRNAKKGERMKTLDGQDVVLEESMLVIADKDDPLALAGIKGGSRAEITSNTHTIILEAAHFSGPGIRRTSEQTGIRTDASVRYSARMSAFLAEDALMRLCSLIAKISGAKAVRGVFDIYPKKESAPHIAVRPAYVNSLLGVSLKGKDIQALLKRAHCTVAVKKDFLIVTPPPARTDLRIEEDLIEEIGRIYGYDNVKAIPPRGELIPPRVDEVVFFQNVMKDILAGIGFQETYNYAFVSAGDIASMGDTPHMYLELENPARAEFQYMRAYLTPGLLRNAAENLKHESTVRMFELSSVFGTSRAKDLTHHEARHLGGFIAHKQKSKKAHSFFELKGSLSRFFEALGITAHFDDISADDIVFHPHRAAHITIDGTRIGTMGELHPIMAERFSIGGEVALFEIDADGLARLVRKEKEFRPISRYPSIMRDIAVLVPVSDRIVELYDVIENTAGELLVDTDLIDMYEGSEIPDGKKSLVFRLVFQSHEHTLKDSDVDGIMQKIMKAFDEHLEWEVRK from the coding sequence ATGAAATTTTCTTACAATTGGCTGAAAGAATATATCCCCAAACTTCCGTCGCCTGAAAAATTGGCGGACATATTAACCATGCATGCGTTTGAGGTGGAGGAATATAAAAAGCACGGAAAGGATTATATGTTTGAGATTGCCATTCTTCCCAATCGTGTTGCCGATGCGTCGGGACACGCGGGGCTTGCGCGTGATATCGCCGCCGTTACAAAACTTACGGTTGTCTCTCCAAAGGCGGCATGTACGGAAGAAAAAGGAACGAATATAAAGGATATGCTTACCGTTTCGGTAAAAAATAAAGAGGCATGTACGCGTTATATGGCGCGCGTTATGCAGGGCGTTCAGATAAAGGAATCTCCGGCATGGCTGAAGGAACGGCTTGATGTGTGTGGTATTAGGTCTATTAATGCCATTGTAGACGCCACAAATTATATTATGCTTGAAACAGGTCAGCCGCTCCATGCATTCGATTACCAGGCGCTTTCCGGTACCGGGAAAAAAGAAATTATTGTGCGGAATGCTAAAAAAGGCGAGAGAATGAAAACGCTTGACGGGCAGGATGTTGTTTTGGAAGAGAGCATGCTTGTCATAGCCGATAAAGATGATCCGCTTGCTCTTGCGGGTATTAAGGGAGGTTCGAGAGCGGAAATTACTTCCAATACGCATACCATTATACTGGAGGCGGCTCATTTTAGCGGACCGGGCATACGCCGTACGTCGGAGCAAACCGGTATTCGTACCGATGCATCTGTTAGGTATTCGGCACGCATGAGTGCTTTTCTTGCTGAAGATGCTCTTATGCGCTTATGCAGTCTGATTGCGAAAATATCCGGCGCAAAAGCCGTACGGGGAGTTTTTGATATATATCCCAAAAAAGAATCCGCTCCGCACATCGCCGTACGTCCCGCATATGTAAACAGTCTTCTTGGCGTCTCACTTAAGGGAAAGGATATACAGGCGCTTTTAAAGCGTGCGCATTGTACTGTTGCAGTGAAAAAAGATTTTCTTATAGTGACACCTCCTCCCGCAAGGACAGATTTGCGCATTGAGGAAGATCTTATAGAAGAAATAGGGCGTATATATGGATATGATAATGTAAAAGCGATACCGCCCCGCGGAGAACTTATTCCGCCCCGTGTAGATGAGGTTGTATTTTTTCAAAATGTAATGAAAGATATACTGGCAGGTATTGGGTTTCAGGAAACATATAATTATGCATTTGTAAGTGCGGGTGATATTGCATCTATGGGAGACACGCCGCATATGTATTTGGAGCTTGAGAATCCCGCTCGTGCGGAATTTCAGTATATGCGCGCATATCTTACGCCCGGGCTTTTACGAAATGCCGCGGAAAATTTGAAGCATGAAAGTACGGTGCGTATGTTTGAGCTTAGTTCCGTATTTGGTACTTCTCGCGCAAAAGATCTGACGCATCATGAAGCGCGTCATTTGGGGGGATTTATCGCGCATAAACAAAAATCAAAAAAAGCACATTCATTTTTTGAACTTAAAGGCTCTCTTTCCCGTTTTTTTGAAGCCCTGGGCATTACGGCACATTTTGATGATATTTCGGCGGATGATATAGTATTTCACCCTCATCGGGCGGCGCATATAACAATAGACGGCACACGCATAGGTACTATGGGGGAGCTTCATCCCATTATGGCGGAGCGATTTTCAATTGGGGGAGAAGTTGCTCTTTTTGAAATCGATGCCGATGGTTTGGCGCGGCTTGTCCGCAAGGAAAAAGAATTTCGGCCCATATCACGCTATCCGTCTATAATGCGGGACATAGCGGTTCTCGTGCCCGTATCTGATCGCATTGTAGAATTGTACGATGTAATAGAGAATACGGCGGGAGAGTTGCTTGTGGATACGGATCTTATTGATATGTATGAGGGAAGTGAAATTCCGGACGGGAAAAAAAGTTTGGTGTTTCGTTTGGTGTTTCAATCGCATGAACACACTCTTAAAGACAGCGATGTCGATGGTATTATGCAAAAAATCATGAAAGCGTTCGACGAACATCTCGAGTGGGAGGTGCGGAAATAA
- a CDS encoding phenylalanine--tRNA ligase subunit alpha has protein sequence MQALDILKESALRSIESATDTTALRDIEIAYLGRSGKVTSILRGVKDLSPDQRKHIGREANLLRSVLEDVIAEKRRVLNKQEHAERLGKERIDITQPGVKMPRGGLHPLTIIRRDIERIFSSLGFTIAVGQEVETEHYNFDALNIPADHPARDMWDTFWIKQKKDEGQRAEKERLLLRTHTSPVQVRYLEAHQPPFRIIVPGRAFRYEATDASHEIQLYQLEGLMVGEDVSLGHFKYIITTFLSELFQKEVTIRLRPSYFPFVEPGVEVDMSCVICGGKKGCSVCKRTGWVEILGAGMVHPYVFKAAGLNPKYWQGFAFGMGIDRVAMMKYHIPDIRFFHAGDERFLKQF, from the coding sequence ATGCAGGCACTCGACATACTTAAAGAATCAGCACTTCGCTCCATAGAAAGCGCAACGGATACCACGGCATTACGCGACATAGAAATTGCGTATCTTGGTCGTTCCGGAAAGGTAACGTCCATTTTGCGCGGAGTAAAAGACCTATCTCCCGATCAGCGTAAGCACATTGGCAGGGAGGCAAATTTACTTCGTAGTGTTCTGGAAGATGTGATTGCGGAAAAACGCCGTGTGTTAAATAAGCAGGAACATGCCGAGCGGCTTGGAAAGGAGCGCATTGATATTACTCAACCCGGTGTAAAAATGCCGCGAGGAGGACTTCATCCCCTTACTATCATCCGCCGCGATATCGAGCGCATTTTTTCTTCCTTGGGCTTTACTATTGCCGTTGGACAAGAGGTAGAAACGGAGCATTATAATTTTGATGCACTTAATATTCCGGCGGATCATCCGGCGCGGGATATGTGGGATACGTTTTGGATTAAGCAGAAAAAAGACGAAGGACAGAGAGCGGAGAAAGAGCGGCTGTTACTGCGAACGCACACTTCTCCCGTGCAGGTGCGTTATTTGGAAGCGCATCAGCCGCCGTTTCGGATTATTGTGCCGGGACGCGCTTTTCGGTATGAAGCCACGGACGCATCGCATGAGATTCAGTTGTATCAGTTGGAGGGGCTGATGGTTGGAGAGGATGTTTCGCTGGGACATTTTAAATATATTATCACGACATTTTTAAGCGAATTGTTTCAAAAAGAAGTGACTATTCGTCTTCGTCCGAGTTATTTTCCTTTCGTGGAGCCGGGGGTGGAGGTTGATATGAGTTGCGTTATATGCGGCGGCAAAAAAGGATGTTCGGTTTGTAAACGCACGGGATGGGTTGAAATACTTGGTGCGGGAATGGTGCATCCGTATGTATTCAAGGCGGCCGGCTTAAACCCGAAATATTGGCAGGGATTTGCGTTTGGTATGGGTATCGACCGGGTGGCAATGATGAAATATCATATTCCGGATATTCGTTTTTTCCATGCGGGAGACGAGCGGTTTTTGAAGCAATTTTAA
- the gyrB gene encoding DNA topoisomerase (ATP-hydrolyzing) subunit B, with protein sequence MAKKEEKKTSGNKGSSDYGAKDIFVLEGLEPVRKRPGMYIGSTGPDGLHHLVWEIIDNAIDEAMAGYAHHIEAVILPGNSVRVTDDGRGIPVDIHKQTKKSALETIMTTLHAGGKFGGGAYKVSGGLHGVGASVVNALSTNMKVEVCKEGALYRQEYNRGVPKAQVKKVGTCTAQGTAVTFEPDADIFTEKEFNWKRILDRARQQSYLTRGIRMTLRDERDPENEQHYGFHFEGGIASYVKYLNRDITPVHETIFYASKDVNEAFIEIALQYADDLQGREMGFANNIHTPEGGMHITGFRTALTRVLNDYARKSSALKQDEENLTGEDVREGLTVVISIKLQETQFEGQTKSKLGNPEARTITESMFAETFGMFLEEHPTDARAIVAKVILAAKARKAAKAAKDTILRKGLLDGMTLPGKLADCQSKKAEESELYLVEGDSAGGSAKQARDRRNQAILPLRGKILNVERARLDKMLDSKEIKALVIALGAAIADEFNIDKLRYHKIVIMTDADVDGAHIRTLLLTLFYRYFRPIVEAGYLYIAQPPLYKISRGREFRYAYTEAEKEKVLTEMQAAKEEKAKGKNKKSEKIKNEDTNEGEESDNEAEGGTQATKGFNIQRYKGLGEMNPEQLWETTMDPERRMFLKVTVKDAEEADHIFDVLMGGEVAPRK encoded by the coding sequence ATGGCTAAAAAAGAGGAAAAAAAGACATCCGGCAATAAAGGATCTTCGGACTATGGCGCGAAGGACATTTTTGTATTAGAAGGGCTCGAGCCGGTTCGAAAGCGTCCGGGGATGTATATTGGCTCTACCGGACCGGATGGACTTCATCATCTTGTATGGGAAATTATCGATAATGCTATTGATGAGGCAATGGCGGGATATGCGCATCATATTGAAGCCGTTATTTTGCCGGGAAATAGTGTACGCGTTACCGATGACGGGCGCGGTATACCCGTTGATATTCATAAGCAAACGAAAAAATCGGCATTGGAAACGATTATGACCACCCTACACGCCGGCGGAAAATTTGGCGGTGGGGCGTATAAAGTGTCCGGCGGACTTCATGGTGTTGGAGCATCGGTGGTAAATGCTCTTTCCACCAACATGAAAGTAGAGGTATGCAAGGAAGGTGCGCTCTATCGCCAGGAATATAACCGGGGGGTACCGAAGGCGCAGGTCAAAAAAGTTGGTACATGTACGGCGCAGGGAACGGCGGTTACGTTTGAGCCGGATGCGGATATTTTTACGGAAAAGGAATTTAACTGGAAGCGCATTTTGGACCGTGCGCGTCAGCAGTCGTACTTAACCCGCGGAATTAGGATGACTCTTCGCGATGAACGTGATCCCGAAAACGAACAACATTATGGATTTCATTTTGAGGGAGGTATTGCGTCTTATGTAAAATATCTTAATCGTGATATCACGCCGGTACATGAGACTATTTTTTATGCCTCCAAAGATGTTAATGAGGCGTTTATAGAAATAGCGCTCCAATATGCGGATGACCTGCAGGGGCGCGAGATGGGATTTGCGAATAATATTCATACGCCTGAAGGGGGTATGCATATTACCGGATTTCGCACCGCCCTTACGCGGGTACTTAATGATTACGCACGTAAGAGTAGTGCTCTTAAACAGGACGAAGAAAATCTTACGGGGGAAGATGTACGGGAAGGTCTTACGGTGGTCATTTCTATAAAATTACAAGAGACGCAATTTGAAGGACAGACGAAATCAAAATTAGGAAACCCCGAAGCGCGTACTATTACCGAATCCATGTTCGCGGAAACGTTCGGTATGTTTTTGGAAGAACATCCGACGGATGCGCGCGCCATTGTTGCAAAAGTAATTTTGGCGGCAAAGGCGCGCAAAGCAGCTAAGGCTGCCAAAGATACTATTCTGCGCAAGGGTCTTTTGGACGGGATGACGCTTCCGGGAAAGTTGGCGGATTGCCAGTCAAAAAAAGCGGAAGAATCGGAATTGTATCTTGTTGAGGGAGATTCTGCCGGCGGATCCGCAAAACAGGCGCGCGACAGGCGTAATCAGGCAATTTTGCCTCTTCGAGGGAAGATATTAAATGTGGAGCGCGCGCGTCTGGATAAGATGCTTGATTCCAAAGAAATTAAAGCTCTTGTAATCGCATTGGGTGCGGCCATTGCGGATGAATTTAATATAGACAAGCTTCGGTATCATAAAATCGTTATCATGACGGATGCCGATGTGGATGGGGCGCATATCCGCACACTTCTTCTGACGCTTTTTTATCGTTATTTCCGCCCTATAGTGGAAGCGGGGTATTTGTATATCGCTCAACCTCCTTTATATAAAATTAGCCGTGGACGGGAGTTTCGTTATGCATATACGGAAGCGGAGAAAGAAAAAGTTCTTACTGAAATGCAAGCCGCTAAAGAAGAAAAAGCGAAAGGTAAAAATAAAAAGAGTGAAAAAATAAAAAATGAAGACACGAATGAAGGCGAAGAATCCGACAATGAGGCGGAGGGAGGCACGCAAGCAACTAAAGGGTTTAATATCCAGCGCTATAAGGGACTGGGAGAGATGAATCCCGAGCAACTATGGGAGACAACTATGGATCCGGAGCGCCGCATGTTTCTTAAGGTTACCGTAAAGGACGCTGAAGAAGCGGATCATATTTTTGATGTTTTGATGGGCGGAGAAGTGGCACCGCGAAAAT
- a CDS encoding DUF1653 domain-containing protein — protein MGEIQKGIYKHYKGKMYLVLGEVTHSETMGKMVLYIPLYGAFRMFVRPKDMFLEEVTMPEYDYTGPRFLFVGKE, from the coding sequence ATGGGTGAAATACAAAAAGGAATATATAAGCATTATAAAGGAAAGATGTATCTTGTTTTAGGAGAGGTAACACATTCCGAAACAATGGGAAAAATGGTTTTATACATACCTCTTTACGGAGCGTTTCGGATGTTTGTGCGTCCGAAAGATATGTTTTTGGAAGAAGTGACCATGCCGGAATACGATTATACGGGTCCGCGGTTTTTATTTGTAGGCAAGGAATAA